One genomic segment of Nitrospira sp. includes these proteins:
- a CDS encoding DUF3015 domain-containing protein has translation MRALIIVCLTVCAEITHTGIAAAMGNSDQGPGCGLGKLAWSDYGGQKQIAPQVFMATTNGTFGSQTFGISFGTSGCTNDGVVMKNKRINLAATTFDSLKQEMAQGQGEHLSSLATLLGIAPEDQPVFFSMVQDRYTSLVSPDDASPLMVLRAIEEAMGKHPILAKAAQPDTRRP, from the coding sequence ATGAGAGCGTTGATCATTGTCTGCCTCACGGTATGCGCGGAAATCACCCATACCGGCATCGCGGCCGCGATGGGAAATTCAGACCAAGGGCCTGGATGTGGACTAGGAAAGCTCGCCTGGTCTGACTACGGAGGCCAGAAGCAGATTGCTCCGCAAGTCTTCATGGCGACGACGAATGGGACATTTGGAAGCCAGACCTTCGGCATTTCGTTTGGCACCTCAGGATGCACGAACGACGGCGTGGTGATGAAGAACAAACGTATCAACTTGGCGGCAACGACGTTTGATAGCCTGAAACAGGAAATGGCACAGGGGCAAGGCGAGCATCTGTCCTCACTCGCTACCCTGCTTGGCATCGCACCGGAGGATCAGCCGGTGTTCTTCTCCATGGTCCAAGACCGCTACACGTCACTCGTGTCGCCTGATGACGCCAGCCCGCTGATGGTCCTCCGCGCCATTGAAGAAGCCATGGGCAAACATCCCATTCTGGCAAAAGCAGCGCAGCCGGACACGCGGCGCCCCTGA
- a CDS encoding zinc-binding alcohol dehydrogenase family protein produces MRVWLMGSYDGVEQLQLGEVPDPQPGPTEVRLKVRYAALNPADAFLAQGLYPAKPALPHILGRDGVGDVEAVGLRVADIRPGETVGILRCDAGVEKPGTLAEKVVVSAESLVRLPAGWSLEEMAGAPLVFLTAWQALTQWNDPPAPPPERSILLVTGASGGVGVASVLLGKSLDLIVVALSRDARKRTKLKALGADFVFDPEDRNLAKSVSASISPRKVDLAIDCVGGKLLPQVIALLGYGGKISIVGRSGGLVPEFNTATLLFRRIRMGGVSVGDYTAQAAQAAWNEIVRRLEKIGRHPLVDSIVSFEEVKKGFARLARGPMGKVVVRVAG; encoded by the coding sequence ATGCGCGTCTGGTTGATGGGCTCCTATGACGGAGTTGAACAGTTGCAGCTTGGCGAGGTCCCGGATCCTCAACCAGGCCCGACCGAGGTGCGGCTAAAAGTAAGATATGCCGCGCTCAATCCAGCTGATGCGTTTCTTGCGCAAGGACTCTATCCGGCCAAACCAGCTCTGCCGCATATTCTTGGGCGTGATGGCGTGGGCGATGTCGAAGCCGTTGGATTGCGCGTGGCAGACATCCGCCCAGGTGAAACAGTCGGGATTCTTCGCTGTGACGCGGGAGTGGAAAAGCCTGGAACACTGGCCGAGAAAGTCGTGGTGTCTGCGGAAAGTCTCGTCCGTCTCCCTGCTGGTTGGTCTCTCGAAGAAATGGCCGGCGCGCCGTTGGTTTTCTTAACCGCCTGGCAGGCCTTGACTCAGTGGAACGATCCACCCGCTCCTCCACCGGAACGATCAATTCTTCTCGTGACCGGCGCGTCAGGTGGAGTCGGTGTGGCGTCAGTCTTACTGGGGAAATCGCTGGACTTGATCGTGGTTGCGTTATCACGTGACGCGCGGAAGAGAACCAAACTGAAAGCGCTCGGAGCTGATTTTGTGTTTGATCCGGAAGATAGGAATCTAGCGAAGTCTGTCTCTGCTTCGATCAGTCCGAGGAAAGTGGATCTGGCCATCGACTGCGTTGGTGGCAAGCTTTTACCTCAAGTCATTGCCCTTCTCGGTTATGGTGGAAAGATCAGCATCGTCGGCAGGAGTGGAGGCCTGGTCCCGGAGTTCAATACGGCGACGTTGTTGTTCCGCCGCATTCGTATGGGCGGTGTCTCGGTCGGAGACTATACGGCTCAAGCCGCCCAGGCTGCATGGAACGAGATCGTTCGTCGGCTGGAGAAGATCGGACGCCACCCATTGGTAGACAGCATCGTTTCATTCGAAGAGGTCAAGAAAGGATTCGCACGATTGGCACGGGGACCGATGGGGAAAGTAGTGGTGCGGGTGGCCGGTTAA
- a CDS encoding nucleotidyltransferase domain-containing protein, with protein MSEEANTEAVSRLRELAQRFRVRLILQFGSTVTGTTHDRSNLDLAVQFESSHASFQTVLEMQEALQARFPGSKIDLAILNRADPLFLKKIVESCRILFGMPQDLARLRLHAFKAHQDFRPYLELERRHVARRLSALVAEPSRS; from the coding sequence ATGAGCGAGGAAGCCAACACAGAAGCAGTGTCGAGGTTGAGAGAACTCGCCCAGCGTTTCAGGGTTCGCTTGATCCTCCAGTTTGGATCAACGGTCACAGGAACAACCCATGATCGCAGCAATCTGGACCTGGCGGTTCAATTTGAGTCCTCTCACGCGTCGTTTCAGACCGTTCTGGAGATGCAAGAGGCCTTGCAGGCGCGGTTCCCTGGATCGAAAATAGATTTGGCTATCCTCAATCGGGCGGACCCCCTCTTCCTCAAGAAAATCGTTGAGTCCTGCCGGATCCTGTTCGGGATGCCCCAAGACCTCGCCCGTCTGCGCCTCCATGCCTTCAAAGCGCACCAAGACTTTCGGCCTTACTTGGAATTGGAGCGCCGGCATGTCGCCCGGCGATTGTCAGCGCTGGTCGCGGAGCCTTCCCGCTCATGA
- a CDS encoding DUF86 domain-containing protein: MIDRELIIRKMSLILEDVAAMTRLSRLSRAQYLEDSTNETLAERYLERAIGRMIDINFHLITESGHAPPKDYHESFIRLGRLGVMTSDLAKETAMAAGLRNRIVHEYDDIDPERVYEALPIAIRRIPVYLDHIQRFIEKLPQG; the protein is encoded by the coding sequence ATGATCGACCGCGAGCTTATCATCAGAAAGATGAGCCTCATTCTCGAAGACGTAGCCGCGATGACCAGGCTGTCCCGATTGTCACGCGCGCAGTACTTGGAGGATTCCACCAATGAAACCCTGGCCGAGCGGTATCTCGAACGGGCCATCGGCCGCATGATCGACATCAATTTCCATCTGATCACCGAGTCCGGTCACGCGCCGCCCAAGGACTATCACGAATCCTTTATACGCCTTGGCAGGCTCGGCGTGATGACGTCCGATCTTGCCAAAGAGACGGCCATGGCCGCCGGGCTCCGCAACCGGATTGTGCACGAATACGATGACATCGATCCTGAGCGAGTGTATGAAGCCTTGCCTATCGCGATCCGCCGGATTCCTGTGTACTTGGACCACATTCAGCGCTTCATTGAGAAGTTGCCGCAGGGATGA
- a CDS encoding acyl-CoA dehydrogenase family protein yields MATLFKGFERIEEARESLAGHSFMAGLFAGRPDFSLLVMPKESPEEQAVWEEFRPRLETFLTTQVDPDEIERTAKIPDSVLKGLFALGAFGMKIPPQYGGLGFSYTNYGRALMLMASWSNILALTVAVPQSIGIAMPILLFGNEEQRRTYLPLVAQEAVSAFALTEPMTGSDAANIATEATLDSTRTTFVVNGEKLWCTNGPIARYVTLIARVPAKRTQQKGQTIWEPIPKGQGADELVHTAFILDMRTPGVHVRQRCQFEGCRGIENAHMTFTDVHIPAGNVIGEIGRGLKYALTILNVGRAVSIPAICLGMAKQAWQPTLDRANQRVTFQKPLGTRQTQRMRLGRMASNLFAMEALALTAWRMADQHTYDVRIEAALAKLFCSERTIQFLKDAQVIFGGMGYETAHSKWLRGEPAFGIEQLVRDAEMYRIGEGATDILRPFVAREGLDMHLQRTRHLFDEQATAGRQLTELWQLSKFYIPWFRSQWAGGRLPSGSEFKHPKVRSQLLFVERASRRLARTIFYAMLLHRQTLRDDQGRQNRIEMVGEDLLVIAATALYAETQERIAAHPEVWELAEECFRQAKQRVEQAIKGLIRNQDTVVAAVGERALSGRYSSLTSGIIRRDLQDYSLGRSPHHPCGNFSMKR; encoded by the coding sequence ATGGCCACCCTGTTCAAAGGGTTCGAACGGATCGAAGAAGCCCGAGAGTCGCTTGCGGGCCACAGTTTCATGGCGGGGCTATTTGCCGGAAGGCCCGATTTTTCACTCCTCGTCATGCCGAAGGAGTCACCCGAAGAGCAGGCTGTCTGGGAGGAATTCCGCCCACGACTGGAGACATTCCTCACGACGCAGGTCGATCCCGATGAAATCGAACGGACCGCGAAGATCCCCGATTCTGTATTGAAGGGGCTCTTCGCACTGGGCGCATTCGGCATGAAAATCCCACCCCAATATGGAGGACTCGGCTTCTCCTACACGAACTACGGTCGGGCGCTTATGCTGATGGCCAGTTGGAGCAACATCCTGGCTTTGACCGTCGCCGTGCCACAATCGATCGGCATCGCCATGCCCATCCTATTGTTCGGGAATGAGGAACAGCGGCGCACATACCTCCCCCTTGTAGCCCAGGAAGCCGTTTCGGCGTTCGCACTCACGGAGCCGATGACTGGTTCTGACGCCGCAAACATTGCGACAGAGGCAACTTTAGATTCCACCAGGACGACGTTTGTCGTGAACGGCGAAAAACTGTGGTGCACGAACGGTCCCATCGCCCGCTACGTGACGTTGATCGCACGGGTACCGGCCAAGAGGACACAACAGAAGGGGCAAACCATATGGGAACCGATTCCCAAGGGGCAAGGAGCAGACGAGCTGGTTCACACCGCCTTCATCCTTGATATGCGGACCCCTGGTGTCCATGTCCGACAACGATGTCAATTTGAAGGCTGCCGGGGCATCGAGAATGCTCATATGACGTTCACGGATGTGCACATCCCGGCCGGGAATGTCATCGGGGAAATAGGTCGTGGACTCAAGTACGCCTTGACCATCCTCAATGTGGGTCGGGCGGTCAGTATCCCTGCCATTTGCTTGGGCATGGCCAAACAAGCGTGGCAACCCACACTCGATCGGGCCAATCAGCGAGTCACCTTCCAGAAGCCTCTCGGTACCAGACAGACACAGCGTATGAGGCTAGGCCGTATGGCCTCTAACCTCTTCGCTATGGAGGCTCTCGCGCTCACTGCTTGGCGAATGGCGGATCAGCATACCTACGATGTCCGGATCGAGGCGGCCCTGGCGAAACTCTTCTGCTCCGAGAGGACCATTCAGTTCTTGAAAGACGCCCAAGTCATCTTCGGAGGGATGGGGTACGAAACAGCCCATTCTAAGTGGCTTCGTGGAGAGCCTGCGTTCGGCATCGAACAACTGGTCCGCGACGCGGAGATGTACCGAATCGGAGAAGGCGCCACCGATATCTTAAGACCGTTCGTCGCGCGCGAGGGGCTCGACATGCATCTTCAGCGGACGAGACATCTCTTCGACGAACAGGCCACGGCTGGTCGCCAGCTGACCGAGTTGTGGCAACTCTCAAAATTCTACATTCCTTGGTTCAGAAGCCAATGGGCAGGTGGCCGATTGCCCTCCGGCTCGGAGTTCAAACATCCAAAGGTCCGCTCTCAATTGCTGTTCGTCGAACGTGCGAGTCGTCGCCTGGCACGAACGATCTTCTATGCGATGCTCCTCCATCGGCAGACGCTTCGAGACGATCAAGGCCGACAAAATCGGATCGAGATGGTCGGAGAAGACCTCCTGGTGATCGCAGCGACCGCTCTCTATGCCGAGACACAGGAGCGGATTGCTGCGCATCCGGAAGTGTGGGAGCTCGCAGAAGAATGCTTTCGGCAAGCCAAGCAACGTGTCGAACAAGCCATCAAGGGACTGATCCGCAATCAGGATACCGTGGTGGCGGCGGTTGGGGAAAGAGCCCTCAGCGGTCGGTATTCTTCGCTTACCAGTGGAATCATCCGGCGTGATCTTCAAGACTACTCGCTTGGACGATCACCTCATCATCCCTGCGGCAACTTCTCAATGAAGCGCTGA
- a CDS encoding helix-turn-helix transcriptional regulator, with protein sequence MTEIAGYFELVKGRYGLSSDYALAKKLGIAQPEANLMRRGLKVPKPEVCIRIAKLLDKNPVELLLAAQKDKAPRQAKEYWTLAQTAVDVMLHVPKSPKYIPRKVAAIGQELRQLETQTLTYKGAEANAEAVRLVQTAERSIDALMERWNIWQKGEALYPNYLLANQEAVKRGVIVRRLLVLAQEQMRQEPDVADAIQVMEDQQRAGIKIFYAFREELERAPTFQRFEEDYRRQGAARDLNAAMFDGEILIFSQSYGQAQLGVVGPPTPITMINQLEITWKPDLLRDLDPAPLFDMTRYVFEYGGPHSFQTELTRFQRSVR encoded by the coding sequence ATGACGGAAATTGCAGGATACTTTGAATTGGTCAAGGGTCGGTATGGATTGAGCAGCGATTACGCCTTGGCAAAGAAACTCGGAATCGCCCAGCCGGAAGCCAACCTCATGCGACGCGGGCTGAAAGTTCCCAAACCGGAAGTGTGCATCAGAATCGCCAAACTGCTCGACAAGAATCCGGTGGAGCTCTTGCTGGCGGCGCAGAAAGACAAGGCTCCTCGGCAGGCCAAGGAATACTGGACCCTCGCGCAGACGGCCGTCGATGTCATGCTTCATGTCCCGAAAAGCCCGAAATACATCCCACGGAAGGTGGCAGCCATCGGACAAGAACTCCGCCAGCTTGAAACGCAAACGCTGACGTACAAAGGGGCGGAAGCCAACGCCGAGGCGGTCCGGCTGGTCCAAACCGCCGAACGTTCGATCGATGCGTTGATGGAACGCTGGAATATCTGGCAGAAAGGCGAGGCCCTCTATCCGAATTATCTCTTGGCGAACCAGGAGGCAGTGAAACGCGGCGTCATCGTTCGACGTCTGTTGGTGTTGGCGCAAGAGCAAATGAGGCAGGAACCGGATGTAGCGGATGCCATACAGGTCATGGAGGATCAGCAGCGAGCCGGGATCAAGATATTCTACGCGTTCAGGGAAGAGCTGGAACGCGCTCCCACGTTCCAGCGCTTTGAGGAGGATTACAGGCGACAGGGTGCAGCGAGAGATCTCAATGCCGCCATGTTTGACGGGGAGATTCTCATTTTCTCTCAATCCTACGGCCAAGCGCAGTTGGGCGTGGTCGGCCCGCCGACACCCATTACGATGATCAACCAATTGGAGATCACGTGGAAACCGGACTTGCTGCGGGATCTCGATCCGGCCCCGCTCTTCGACATGACCCGGTATGTGTTTGAATACGGAGGACCCCATTCATTCCAGACGGAACTGACACGATTCCAGAGATCCGTCCGATGA
- a CDS encoding acyl-CoA/acyl-ACP dehydrogenase — MTTVKKHPFFQGSLAVAEASRDRTPYSGFLAGLFEGVVRRELLRTQAIPPVRDRAKEFLEQLRLLLIEKVDAEDIDREGDVGEDVLTALKDIGAFGLKIPTIYGGLGFTQSEYHRVATLLGSHDPATTVLISAHNSIGVAEPVKLIGNREQQQRFLPRLARGDISGFALTERGAGCDIWDLQTYAIPMQEQGTLEGYRLTGEKLYTTNAPRQDNEFLASLLVVIAQIVNDPVEVTRPKPERRFGAFVVDTRTPGCHCARLHYMGVRGIYNGTVRLDNVFVPVADRLGEEGEGLRRALESLTIGRLTLPAACLGNLKQCLWLARSRAQQRVQYDRPIGEHTDIGAKIVRMATRVLALEALVTITGAWADAKIDVRLESAAAKILATEWLLDSVLDLFRIYGGRGFETSESLRLHGDLPAPIERMVRDALINVIWEGTNGILTLWIGREGLAEYVSHGKAFLDFQIGEMVRALPFFAKVASRSLNRAPQIREWLASTAPTSRWERFVTKKSRELAQKSLWAAARHRQSLARKQLLTTHLVKAGMQLFAVESLLWYVAQQPIRTHPLADRLLQHFGSQIEDEFNPKPLLSFRQSLWQDDSHVFRLAQDILAGKAEWLEEGILPWHQDGHSRDDRLASTMEEQLADFPMKH, encoded by the coding sequence ATGACGACAGTGAAAAAGCACCCTTTCTTTCAAGGCTCGCTCGCCGTGGCGGAGGCCTCCCGGGATCGAACTCCCTATTCAGGTTTTCTGGCCGGTCTCTTCGAGGGAGTGGTTCGCCGCGAACTCCTCCGAACGCAGGCGATCCCGCCGGTCCGCGACAGAGCGAAGGAGTTCCTTGAACAGCTTCGCCTCCTTCTGATCGAGAAAGTTGACGCAGAGGACATCGACCGAGAAGGGGACGTCGGCGAAGATGTGCTCACGGCGCTCAAGGACATCGGTGCCTTTGGACTGAAAATACCCACAATCTACGGAGGACTCGGCTTCACTCAATCGGAGTATCACCGTGTGGCGACCCTCCTCGGAAGCCATGACCCAGCGACCACGGTGTTGATTTCGGCGCATAACTCGATCGGAGTCGCGGAACCGGTCAAGCTCATCGGGAACCGCGAGCAGCAACAACGATTCTTGCCGCGCCTCGCTCGTGGCGACATTTCAGGCTTTGCGCTCACGGAAAGGGGAGCCGGCTGCGATATTTGGGATCTCCAAACCTATGCTATCCCGATGCAAGAGCAGGGCACCTTGGAAGGCTATCGACTCACCGGAGAAAAATTGTACACGACCAACGCGCCTCGCCAGGATAATGAGTTTTTAGCGTCGCTCCTGGTGGTGATTGCTCAAATCGTAAACGACCCCGTGGAGGTCACTCGCCCCAAACCGGAACGGCGGTTCGGCGCCTTCGTCGTCGACACCCGCACACCTGGATGTCACTGCGCCAGGCTCCATTATATGGGTGTGCGCGGCATCTACAACGGCACAGTCCGGTTAGACAATGTCTTCGTCCCAGTAGCCGATCGTTTGGGAGAGGAGGGAGAGGGATTACGACGGGCCCTGGAAAGCTTGACGATAGGCCGGCTCACCCTGCCCGCTGCCTGCTTGGGAAATCTAAAACAATGTTTGTGGCTGGCACGAAGCCGGGCGCAACAACGCGTGCAATATGATCGTCCGATCGGCGAACATACAGATATCGGGGCCAAGATTGTGCGCATGGCCACGCGGGTCTTGGCGCTAGAAGCGTTAGTTACCATAACAGGGGCCTGGGCCGACGCCAAGATCGATGTGCGGCTTGAGTCGGCTGCTGCAAAAATTCTCGCCACCGAATGGCTACTCGACTCAGTGCTCGACCTCTTCCGCATTTACGGGGGGCGCGGGTTCGAAACGTCGGAATCGCTCCGGCTTCATGGGGACCTGCCGGCACCGATTGAGCGCATGGTCCGAGATGCGCTGATCAATGTGATTTGGGAAGGAACGAACGGTATTTTGACTCTCTGGATCGGACGGGAAGGACTGGCTGAGTATGTATCTCACGGTAAGGCTTTCTTGGATTTCCAGATCGGCGAAATGGTGCGTGCCCTGCCTTTTTTCGCCAAAGTCGCGAGCCGCTCCCTCAACCGCGCCCCTCAGATTAGAGAATGGCTTGCTTCCACAGCACCAACATCGAGATGGGAACGGTTTGTTACGAAGAAGTCACGCGAACTCGCCCAGAAGTCGCTGTGGGCCGCTGCCCGTCATCGTCAAAGCCTGGCGCGTAAGCAACTCTTGACGACACACCTGGTCAAAGCCGGGATGCAACTCTTTGCGGTGGAATCGCTATTGTGGTACGTAGCGCAACAGCCCATACGGACTCATCCGTTGGCCGATAGGCTCTTGCAGCACTTTGGTTCACAGATCGAAGACGAGTTCAATCCGAAGCCCTTACTCTCTTTCAGGCAATCCCTCTGGCAGGACGACTCGCATGTGTTCCGCTTAGCGCAGGATATTCTTGCCGGCAAGGCTGAGTGGCTGGAAGAGGGAATTCTTCCCTGGCACCAGGACGGACATAGCCGTGATGACCGGCTCGCGTCCACGATGGAAGAACAGTTGGCGGACTTTCCAATGAAGCATTGA